DNA sequence from the Bacillus pumilus genome:
GTCATCAAGGAAAAGTCCTGCTTCAGACGAATGGAAACGGGGATGTGCGGCATGTGCTTGCGGCCATTTACGGAACAGCTGTTGCGAAAAAAATGGTGCCGCTTCACGTGCAATCACTTGATTTTGAAGTGAAAGGATATATCTCCTTGCCAGAAGTGACAAGGGCATCACGGAATTATATGTCTTCTGTTGTAAACGGCAGATATGTTAAGCATTTTCCGCTCGTGAAAGCGGTCCATGAAGGGTATCACACGCTGCTACCGATTGGCCGCCACCCGATTACATTTATAGAGATGAAGATGGACCCCATTTTAGTGGATGTGAACGTTCATCCTTCGAAGCTTGAAGTGAGACTTAGTAAAGAGCAGGAACTTCATGAGTTAATTAAGCAAGGAATTAAGGACGTATTTCAAAAGCAGCAGCTCATTCCAAGTGCTTCGGTGCCAAAGAAAGCACCAATGCCAGCGATCAAAAATGAGCAGCAATCCTTAACCTTTGATGCGAAAAAAGGAAACACAAGCGAGGCGGAAACGCCGCTATCCTATCAGCCGGAGCCGCTCGAATCGGTCTTATATGAGACAAGCCATACCGAAGCATACGGAATGCCTAATCAAGAGAAGACGGAACCATCATCACCAGTATTTTATGAAGAAGCCTCATCTGAGCGAGTTCAGTTAGAGGAATCCGCCGCTTCACTAGAATATGAAGAGTCAGAACTAAGAGAAGATGCTGCAGAAGCCATTTCAGAAAACGAACGCGTCCCTGTGATGTATCCCATCGGACAAATGCACGGCACATATATTTTGGCTCAAAATGAACGTGGGCTTTATATTATTGATCAGCATGCGGCCCAGGAGCGAATCAAGTATGAGTATTATCGTGAGAAGGTAGGAGAGATCAAACAGGAAGTGCAAGAAATGCTCGTCCCATTAACATTCCATTACTCGAAAAACGATATGCTGATTATTGAAGAGCATAAAGAGATACTAACGAAAGTGGGTGTCTTCTTAGAGCCTTTCGGTTCAGGAAGCTACATTGTACGGTCGCATCCGCAGTGGTTTCCAAAAGGAGAAGAGGCTGAACTGATCGAAGAGATTATTGAGCAAGTGCTGGATGAGAAGCGTGTAGATATCAAAAAATTAAGAGAAGAAGCGGCGATTATGATGAGCTGTAAAGGCTCAATCAAAGCAAATCGTCATTTGCGAAATGATGAAATCAAAGCCCTATTAGATGAACTCAGGCAGACAAAGGACCCTTTCACTTGTCCGCACGGCCGGCCGATTATCATTCATCACTCGACATATGAAATGGAGAAGATGTTTAAACGGGTCATGTGATCAAATAAAAAAAAACAAAGGGCTAAAAAAGCCCTTTGTCACAGTCTGAAGCGCTCATATTTGAGTGCTTTTTTATTTAGCAACCACACGGATCTGGTGGTGTGACCACAACTGGTCGTGTTTGAATATCGAGGGTGTCCTCTGCATAAAATTTAGAACCAATGCTAAGCGCACGGTTTTCTGCACGGAACGTATATGTACCTGCAGCAGGAAGTACTTTGTGTGAAAGTTGTAATTTAAATTGTGAAATTCCTAATAAATCGAGTCTAGCTGGAATGCGGACCGTTTTTCCACTGTTCAAAATGTAGCTGTCTTTTAGTGCTTTTCCATTGAAGATGTCTTTTGTTGTCGCTTGAAAGCCTGCAGGTAATGTGAACTCAATGGCACCGAGACTTAATACAGAATTTGGGCGGTATGTCAGCTCAATGTCAGAAAAAGACCATTCCTGCTTACTTGTACCTGTAATTTTCGCATAAAGTTCAGCTGGTCTGGCATTTGTTGATGCCTTGCCCTCCTGTGTGGCTCCTTCAGCGGATGCGGCAATCGGTACCGAGAGTGCCATGACCAATGTGAGCATCCCCATCATGATCATCGTCCATGTTTTTTTCATTTCTTCCTTCCCCCTTGTTGAATATAGGTAAATAATAGATAATTACACCCATTATTTACCTATAATGTTACCATATCCCTACATGGTATTAAATGGTATATTATACCCTTATTTTGTCATTTTGTTTAGTAATAACGGGGAAAATGCGCATTTGGTTGGTTCATTCCGTAACCAAAGCCTGGCATTTGCTGATTCGGCATCATCATATGCATATCTTGATATCCGTATGGATGATATGGCATCATTCCATATCCACCATAGTGGCCATGATGATGGTGATCCTTCATTGGAACATGCGAAAAGGGGTCATGCTGATTTGGAAAAGGCGGATAGGCTGAATGATGATGCGGATAATGTCCGCTGTACTTATCCTTTTTACCGGTATGATAATGGTTTGGCATATTCATATGATCATGCATGTTTGGCGCGACCACATGCTCATGATTGGCTGTATACACATTCTCAAACGTATGGTACGGATTTCCTTCGTGATGATAATTCATTTGGCTATTCATATTGTTCATTTGATATCTCATCCTTTATGTCAGGTTGCCATATCCTATGAGCATGATCCGTTTCATGAGCCTATCCATATGAAAAAAACCGGCTTTTCAGCCGGGAAAACAAAAAGCAGTTGAAAGCGTCAGGTGCTAATATGAGAAGCCATGTCTTCTTCTACGACGCTTCTTACAACTGCTGCAGACACTTTTAGGGTAATAATAGGGATCGTAGCTTCTAGAAGTATCCCAGAAATCGCTCTCAAACCAATCATCTTTTTTATGATGAAACTTTTTTTCTTTACATGGGTCCTCATGGCAATGATCGTCATGCTTTTTATAACAGTTTGAGTGGGAATGTTTGCACTTGCATTTGCACATTGTCATCCCTCCTAAATGTGACTCAATGCTAGTATATGCACGAATAAGACAAGGGGACTGGATGGTGGCGCATCTTTTGTAAAAAAAGGCTTTTTCTGAAAAATTCAAATGAAAAGAATTGACTAGTGCTAAAATAACATGATAAAATATAAATTTTTATCCGCCGATGAAATGTGTTATAATCAAATTGTGAATACTTTCGGAGGTGGCGGATTTGTTTCAAATAGGTGATAAAATTGTTTATCCTATGCATGGTGCCGGTGTGATTGAAGGAATGGAAGAAAAAGAGATTTTAGGTAAGACGGAAGAATATTTTCTGATTCAAATGCCGAATATGCAGATGATGATCCCAAGAGGCAGAATCAATCAACTAGGTATACGTCAGGTAGCAGATCAAGCAACGCTGAAAGTTGTGATGAACAATTTTGCAGAAGAAACAAACGACGACACGCTTACTTGGAAGCAAAGATATGATGAAAATATGAAAAAGCTAAAAA
Encoded proteins:
- the mutL gene encoding DNA mismatch repair endonuclease MutL, with protein sequence MAKIIQLSDDLSNKIAAGEVVERPASVVKELMENAIDASSTVIEIDVEEAGLSSIRMIDNGVGIDAEDCKLAFQRHATSKIKDENDLFRVRTLGFRGEALPSIASVSHLEMKTSTGEGAGTHLVLQGGKIISEKKTSSRRGTEIVVTNLFYNTPARLKYMKTVHTELGNISDVVNRIALAHPEVSIRLRHQGKVLLQTNGNGDVRHVLAAIYGTAVAKKMVPLHVQSLDFEVKGYISLPEVTRASRNYMSSVVNGRYVKHFPLVKAVHEGYHTLLPIGRHPITFIEMKMDPILVDVNVHPSKLEVRLSKEQELHELIKQGIKDVFQKQQLIPSASVPKKAPMPAIKNEQQSLTFDAKKGNTSEAETPLSYQPEPLESVLYETSHTEAYGMPNQEKTEPSSPVFYEEASSERVQLEESAASLEYEESELREDAAEAISENERVPVMYPIGQMHGTYILAQNERGLYIIDQHAAQERIKYEYYREKVGEIKQEVQEMLVPLTFHYSKNDMLIIEEHKEILTKVGVFLEPFGSGSYIVRSHPQWFPKGEEAELIEEIIEQVLDEKRVDIKKLREEAAIMMSCKGSIKANRHLRNDEIKALLDELRQTKDPFTCPHGRPIIIHHSTYEMEKMFKRVM
- the bslA gene encoding biofilm surface layer hydrophobin BslA, whose protein sequence is MKKTWTMIMMGMLTLVMALSVPIAASAEGATQEGKASTNARPAELYAKITGTSKQEWSFSDIELTYRPNSVLSLGAIEFTLPAGFQATTKDIFNGKALKDSYILNSGKTVRIPARLDLLGISQFKLQLSHKVLPAAGTYTFRAENRALSIGSKFYAEDTLDIQTRPVVVTPPDPCGC
- a CDS encoding CarD family transcriptional regulator; amino-acid sequence: MFQIGDKIVYPMHGAGVIEGMEEKEILGKTEEYFLIQMPNMQMMIPRGRINQLGIRQVADQATLKVVMNNFAEETNDDTLTWKQRYDENMKKLKTGAIEDGADVVKDLMRRNQKKALNSSEKKMLEDARGMLVSEISLAQGLSQDEVLSALENELRV